CAGAGGATCACGCTCTGTAAACGCAGGGGCAATTTCAGGATTACCAGGCGTCCCAAAATAATCGCCCATCACTTGGCTGGGGTACAGCGTATAGCCCCGGTTCCAAACTACCGGGAATAGGGTATTGATCCCGATATCTGCTAGCCGCTGAACGGATTCTCGAATTGTGTGAGAAGAATCCAGGATGCGACTATCAACGTTGGTGATCCAAACGCCACGGATGGAGGTCATAGAAATCGGATTAGAGGGGGCGATCGCTCCAGATTTATCTAGACTTACACGAGTGGGCGACATTGTGCAGAGTTCACCCACACAAAATCGCCCCACAGCATCAGGACACCCTGCATCAGGGAAGGCCTCACGTTAGCACGGCAGTCACCTAGTCCGCTACGCCGACCAATGACTTTTCAGGACAGTAGCCCCGCTGCTCCAGATGCCGTTCCCAACTCCAGTGATTGATGAGAAAGTCGCGGGTGCTGGTATAGCCTTGGAGGTACAGGAAGTCTTTTTCCTCGGTGGTGAGGTTGAACTGGGTGGCGGTAATCCCCGTCGTCTCGATCGTAATCACACGTCCTAGATCGTTGGTGCGCTGCTCGTACAGATCGCGAGCCACCATCATGGTCTCTAATAGTCCAAACAGCAGGTCTAACGGATCGTTAATCGTCCGGGGCGATCGCTCTCCGTCCGTCAACTGAAGCCCAAAAGTGGGGCAGTGGGGCATTCGGTGTTTGGGCGCATCGTAGATCCACAGCGGGAAGTTGCTGAGAATA
The Synechococcales cyanobacterium T60_A2020_003 DNA segment above includes these coding regions:
- a CDS encoding family 10 glycosylhydrolase, with amino-acid sequence MTSIRGVWITNVDSRILDSSHTIRESVQRLADIGINTLFPVVWNRGYTLYPSQVMGDYFGTPGNPEIAPAFTERDPL